A window of Coturnix japonica isolate 7356 chromosome 2, Coturnix japonica 2.1, whole genome shotgun sequence contains these coding sequences:
- the LOC107308686 gene encoding protein KRBA1, whose amino-acid sequence MAAPGQVTLEEVTVCFSAEEWALLEEWQRELHREVTAATAQLLASLGEELALPAGTADKGRPQGAAAEQEPRGAPGSASLCALVRLVRDIPQFLYGSSSSAGPRAAAAGDLALQSDLLCAGDGAEAAPENSCLDVLDGAAPSWHGTPSSTAPRAPRWVKPEVLTESSPLRSLERCLEELPRGDPGPPRAPRSGEGPWAELGGLCSCGARSVGHSPLQGLLDCLRASTIPTTSCHSPLGASHGTWGAMEPGALRSGGQSPSAADKALVTPHFHHMQTSKWTSMNTSTGDSGTEEQRRLEMSPVLEEAPLRGLLRCLRAVTVQAPCRDPVGAALALSGAEASPRHCPSAGSTGSPAEHRVLGDSCPDGSTRPCACDPATGTAATRPSLRGTQRSPCSSRSAALGALMATSPLGSRAHLRARPGGFPASPRKRCGCGASLELRAEVAQLCAAVAEELHRLRRDAGTAQRGALGARSRLARPERGARGRARDVAALIRSRRRLRDAARRLEGRCWALQSRAWSSSRALPDGSGAAAILRTVLPRCGSGAADNPAAQRGLGALW is encoded by the exons ATGGCTGCACCTGGCCAG GTGACACTGGAGGAGGTGACAGTTTGTTTCTCAGCGGAGGAATGGGCACTGCTGGAGGAATGGCAGCGGGAGCTGCACCGCGAGGTGACGGCGGCCACGGCGCAGCTGCTGGCATCACTGG GTGAAGAACTGGCGCTTCCCGCTGGCACCGCAGACAAGGGCAGACCACAGGGTGCAGCCGCAGAGCAGGAGCCGCGAGGGGCCCCTGGCAGCGCGTCCCTCTGTGCCCTGGTGCGCCTGGTGAGGGACATCCCTCAGTTCCTCTATGGCAGCTCCAGCAGCGCGGGGCcgcgtgctgctgctgctggggatctGGCACTGCAGTCTGACCTTCTGTGTGCAGGTG ATGGAGCAGAGGCGGCTCCAGAGAATTCCTGTCTCGATGTCTTGGATGGAGCAGCACCGTCATGGCATGgcacccccagcagcacagcacccagggCACCACGGTGGG TTAAACCAGAAGTGCTGACTGAGAGCTCCCCGCTGCGGAGCCTGGAGAGGtgcctggaggagctgccaaGGGGGGACCCCGGCCCACCCAGGGCCCCCAGGAGTGGTGAGGGGccctgggcagagctgggagggctgTGCTCATGTGGAG CCAGGAGTGTTGGGCACAGCCCCCTGCAAGGGCTGCTCGACTGCCTCAGGGCCAGCACCATCCCAACGACATCGTGCCATTCCCCACTGGGGGCTTCCCATGGCACGTGGGGGGCCATGGAGCCAGGTGCCTTGAGGAGTGGGGGCCAGAGCCCCTCTGCAGCAG ACAAAGCCCTGGTGACACCACACTTCCACCACATGCAGACCTCAAAGTGGACGAGCATGAACACATCCACTGGGGACAGTGGGacagaggagcagaggaggctggaGATGAGCCCAG tgctggaggaggcCCCGCTGCGCGGTCTGCTCCGCTGTCTGAGGGCTGTGACGGTGCAGGCGCCGTGCCGGGACCCTGTGGGTGCTGCATTGGCACTGAGTGGTGCTGAGGCATCACCCCGACATTGCCCCAGTGCAG GGTCCACGGGGAGCCCAGCAGAGCACCGTGTGCTGGGGGACAGCTGCCCCGATGGCAGCACGCGGCCGTGTGCCTGTGATCCTGCCACGGGGACAGCGGCCACGAGACCCTCCTTGCGTGGAACCCAGCGCTCACCCTGCAGCTCCCGCAGCGCGGCCCTGGGGGCACTGATGGCCACGTCCCCTCTGGGCTCCAGGGCTCATCTCAGGGCTCGTCCCGGGGGGTTCCCCGCGTCCCCACGGAAGCGCTGCGGCTGTGGGGCATCCCTGGAGCTGCGGGCGGAGGTGGCCCAGCTGTGCGCTGCTGTGGCGGAGGAGCTGCACCGACTGCGGCGGGATGCGGGCACAGCGCAGCGGGGGGCGCTGGGTGCGCGCAGCCGCTTGGCACGGCCGGAgcggggggcgcggggccgggcaCGGGACGTGGCCGCGCTCATCCGCAGCCGCCGGCGCCTCCGCGATGCCGCCCGGCGCCTGGAGGGTCGGTGCTGGGCGCTGCAGAGCCGGGCGTGGAGCAGCAGCCGTGCGCTGCCCGACGGCTCCGGTGCTGCCGCCATCCTGCGGACGGTGCTGCCCCGCTGTGGGTCCGGAGCAGCCGACAACCCTGCGGCCCAACGGGGTTTGGGGGCTCTATGGTAG